The Streptomyces sp. NBC_00659 genomic interval CTGGACGCCATCGGGCGCTGGGCGCACGACCGGGCCGGGCTCGGCGGTGTGGTCAGCGGCTCGGCGCTCAAGCGCGCCTACCGGGACCGGCTGCGGGCGGCGGCGCCCGGGATCGTCTTCGTCCATCTGACCGGTACCCGTGAACTCATCGAAGACCGGATGTCGCACCGCACGGGGCACTTCATGCCTACAGTGCTCCTGGACTCGCAGTTCGCCACGCTCCAGCCGCTGACGGCGGACGAGGCGGGCGTCGAGGTGGACGTGTCCGGCGACCCCGCCGAGATCACCGAGCGGGCCGTGACTGCGCTCGACGACCTCACACCGCCACGGATGTGACACCCTCCTCTGCCGCGCCCTGTATCGGCCTTCACCGCCATCGTCGGCCTGCCGGAGTGCCAAATCGACCGTCTCTGGCCGATGGGCCGATCGGCCCGTCAGCCTCTGCTCACGGCCGCCACAGCGGATGTTCGCGGTCCGCCCACACCCGGCTCACCAATCCCGTGCGCAGGCCCCGCCGCGCCTCCGGGTCGCCCAGCGCCATACCGATGTGGCCCGCGAGGACGATGCCGACGGTGAGGGCCAGCCAGTCGTGGACGAAGGTCGCCGAGGTGCGCCACATCAGCGGGGCGAGGTGGGTGAACCACATCAGCAGACCGGTGCCCAGCATCACCAGGGTCGCCCCCGCGATCCAGGCCGCGTAGATCTTCTGCCCCGCGTTGAACTTGCCCGCCGGACGGGACTCCGGGTCCTTGTCTCGGCGCAGTGCCGCCCGCAGCCACACCCGGTCGTGCGGGCCGAAGCGGTTCAGGAAACCCAGGTCGCGGCGGAACGCCCGGGAGACGAGGCCCGCGAGGACCGGGACCGGCAGCATCAGACCGGCCCATTCGTGGACGCGGACGACGAGTTCGCGGCGGCCGACGAGTTCGGCGAACTGAGGGATGTACAGACAGGCCGCGGTGGCCACGCACACGCCCATCAGCGCGCCGGTGACCCGGTGCACCCAGTGCTCGGCCCGGGTGAAGCGCCGTACGCGGGAGGAGTGCACGGCTCCGGCCGGCGACGCGTCAGCTCGTGGGTTCATCGTCGCGTCCGTTCGAACGGCCGACCCAGGCGTCGACGTCGTACCCCCGGTCCTCCCAGTACCCGGGACGGACGTCCTCGGTGACGGTGATGCCGGAGAGCCACTTGGCGGATTTGTAGAAGTACATCGGGGCCACATAGAGACGGACGGGACCGCCGTGGTTGTGGCCGACGGGCTTGTCCTGCATGCGCAGGGCCACCAGGACGTCCGGGCGCCGGGCCTGGCGCATGGTGAGGCTCTCCGTGTACGTCCCGTCGAAGCAGGTGAAGCGGATGGCGCCGGCCGAGTGGTGCACCCCGGCGGCGTCCAGGAGATGCGACAGGCGTACGCCCTCGAAGGGGGTGCTCGGAACCCGCCAGCCGGTGACGCACTGGACGTCGTGCACCAGCCGGGTCTGGGGCAGGGCGCGCAGGTCGGCGAGGGTGTAGCTGGTGGGTCGGTCGACCAGTCCGTCGACGGTGAGACGGTAGTTCGTCTCGTTCTTGTGGGGGACGGACGCCGCCACCGAGTAGTAGCGGAAGCCGCCGCCGTTGGGCAAGAGCCCCGTCAGGCCGGTGGGGTCCTTCTGGGAGGCACCGGCGAGGAAGGCGTCCATCGCGCGCTGGAGCGTGGGCGCGGTCACCAGGCCGAGGGCGCCGAGTCCGAGCGTGCCGAGCAGCACCCGGCGGCCGATGGGCCTGCCGCGCTCTCCGGACGCCTCGTGTTCCTCGTGTTCCTCGCGTCCCGTACGGACCTCACCGGCCTCGCGGACTTCACGGTCGTCGCGAGCCTCGAGTTCCTCGCGGTCTTCCGGTTCCCGTGGTTCGGGGCGTTCCGGCTCGCGGGGCTCCGGCCGCTCGGGTTCCCGTGGCCTCGGTCGCTCCGGGTCCGGTTCCCCGGGCCTTTCAGTGTTCACCCCTTGATTCGAGCACCCGCGACCCCCAAAAGGCCAGCGGTGGCGGGTGCTCGTCAGCGTTCCGTCATCTCTTCTCACCCGCGGACCGGGAACATCGGCCCCTGAGAGGACGGCAGGGCCTCATCAGGTGGCGGACTCGGCCGCCTTGTCCAACTGGAACGCCTCGTTGCCGAGGCCGATCCGGGCGTGCGCCTCGGGCTTGCGGGAGCGCAGCAGCAGCCCCTGGACGAGTCCGGCGACCAGCGCGACCCCGATGACGGCGGGCAGTAGCACGTTCAGGACGGAGTCCGGCCCCGAGCCGACGAGTACGTCGAAGTCCTTGACCGTGTAGACCGCGATGCCGAGCAGGGAGACGCCCGCGACCGCGGTGGCGGCCAGCCGCCAGGCCTGGGCGCGGGCGGCGCCCCGGCGGACGAAGAACACGATGACCGAGAGCGAGGCGGACGCCATCAGAAGGATGACGCCGAGTGCTCCGATGTTGCCGCCCCAGGTGAAGAGCTGGAGCACGGGCGCGGTCGGGTCGCCGGCCGGCTTGTCGTCGGCCAGGGCGAAGCCGCCGACCACGATGAGCGAGACGACGGTGTGCAGGAGCGAGCCGGTGCCGGGGGCGCCGCTGGACTCGGAGGTACGGCCGAAGGCGGCGGGCAGCAGACCCTCGCGGCCCATGGCGAAGGCGTACCGCGCCACGACGTTGTGGAAGCTGAGCAGCGCGGCGAACATGCCGGTCACGAACAGCACGTGCAGAACGTCGCTGAACGTGGTGCCGAGCCGTGACTCGGTGAGGAAGAACAGCAGCCCGACGCTCTGCTTCTGGGACGTCCCGATGATCTGGGAGGGGCCGGTGGCGACGGTGAGCGCCCAGGAACTGATCGCGAAGAAGACGGCGACGAAGCCGATGGCCACGAACATGACGCGCGGCACGAGGATGTGCGGGCGGCTGGTCTCCTCGGCGTACACCGGGGCCTGTTCGAAGCCGATGAAGGCGGCGATGCAGAAGCACAGCGCGGTGCCCAGGCCCGCTCCGGTGAGCGTGTCCGGGTTGAAGGCGTGCAGCGACAGACCCGCCTCGGCGGGATCGCCGACGGCCGCGATGTCGAAGACGACGACGAGTATCACCTCGACGACCAGCAGCACGCCGAGCACCCACGCGTTGACGTCGATCTTCAGCCAGGACAGCGCGCCCACGATGAGCACGGCGACCAACGCCGGTATCCACCAGACGACTTCGAGGTCGAAGTAGGTGGCGAACAGCCCGGAGACCTCGAAGCCGAAGAGGCCGTAGATCCCGACCTGGAGCGCGCTGTAGGCGACGAGGGCGACCGCGGCCGCGCCCGCGCCCGGGGTGCCGCCGAGCCCGCGCGAGATGTACGCGTAGAAGGCGCCCGCGTTGTGGACGTGCCGGCTCATCTCGGCGTACCCGACGCTGAAGAGCACCAGGACGATGCCGAGGATGACGAAGAGCAGCGGCTGCCCGACGATCCCCATCACCGCGAATGTGGTGGGCATGACACCCGCGACCACCATGAGCGGGGCGGTGGCCGCGAGAACGGACAGCAGCAGACCCGCCGTGCCCAGCCGGCCGGCGCGCAAGGCCCGGTCCTGTCCCTTGAACGTGCTGATGCCGGCGCCGTCGGCGTCCGGTCTTCCCGTGCTCGACGTACTCGGTGTGCTCGAACTGCCCGTCGTCATCGCGGGGTCGTCCTTTCGGATGTCAGATCATCGGGGGCGATCACACCGTGCCGAGCACGCGGTCGCGCGCGGCACGGAAGGCTTGGTGTCCGTCGAGGTCCGGATACGACCACGGAGCCGCCGTCGGGTGGTCCGCGATCCGGAGGAACAGGGCGGCGGCCTCGCCGTCCCGGCCCTCGCAGATCTTGGCGTGGGCAAGGAAGTTGAGGTCGACGAGGCGGCGCGGGTGATCGCCGTGCTCCCACTCCAGCCACCAGTCGAACGCGGCCTTCATCACCTGGCGGGCCCGGCGTCCGGCCCAGTGCCCGGAGGCGACCGGGTCGGCGGGCTCGCTGCCGGCGCCGGCGAGCACGCGGAAGCGCTCGGCGTGCGCGACGACCGGAAGGATCGCGAGCGGCGAGTCGGCGGGCGCCTGCTCGGCCGACCAGTTGGCGAAGTCGTAGACCTCGTGCAGCGGGTCCTGGCCCGCGGCGGCGCGGCGCTCGGCGAGCCGGGCGACCATCAGGTGGTGCGCGTGGTGATGGACGGCGTGCCGGTGGCGCACCTCGTCGAAGAGGCGGACCACGTCGTCCTCGGCTCCGAGCGAGCGCTCCAGGAGGAGGAGCCCGAGCCAGGGGGTGGGGTCGTCGGGGGCGAGGGCCGCCGCCCGCCGGCAGGCCTCGCGGGCGCTGTCGGGGCGCTCCTTGCCGTGCAGGGCGCGTTCCACGGTGGCACAGCCGAGGAGTACGGCGGCGTCGGCGGATTCCGGTTCGGCCAGCTGCCAGTCGCGGGCCCAGGCGAGCGTCGCCGGCTCCTGCGCGAGGACGGTGACACGGTGCCCGCGGCGGTCCCAGTCGTCGCCGGTCGCGGCGAGCAGCGTCCGGACGTCGGTCCACCGCCCCTGGTTCAACGCGGTGCGTGCGGTCGCGAGTTCGGCGTCGTCGAGGGCGGCGTCGAAGGCCTGGGACGTCCGCTTGCGGCCGCGGCCCAGGGGAGGTGGGGGTGGTGACACCGCTGCTCAACCTCACAGGCGCGGTTCGTCAAAGGGTGATCACGCACAGCAAACCCGGAGCCACGGGTTCAAGTCAAGCTCGGGCCCGGTCACTACACGTGTCAACTGGCCACTTGTACACACCAGTTACCTGCACACCGTCCCGCAAAGTCCTGAACAGGCGCCTCGTCCAACCGACTTGGCGGGCTCTCTTGTCGCCGAGCCGCGGGCGGCCGTCACTGTCCTGATGACAACGGCCGCCCGGGTCGAGCGACTTGCAG includes:
- a CDS encoding molybdopterin-dependent oxidoreductase produces the protein MGRRVLLGTLGLGALGLVTAPTLQRAMDAFLAGASQKDPTGLTGLLPNGGGFRYYSVAASVPHKNETNYRLTVDGLVDRPTSYTLADLRALPQTRLVHDVQCVTGWRVPSTPFEGVRLSHLLDAAGVHHSAGAIRFTCFDGTYTESLTMRQARRPDVLVALRMQDKPVGHNHGGPVRLYVAPMYFYKSAKWLSGITVTEDVRPGYWEDRGYDVDAWVGRSNGRDDEPTS
- a CDS encoding APC family permease, which gives rise to MTTGSSSTPSTSSTGRPDADGAGISTFKGQDRALRAGRLGTAGLLLSVLAATAPLMVVAGVMPTTFAVMGIVGQPLLFVILGIVLVLFSVGYAEMSRHVHNAGAFYAYISRGLGGTPGAGAAAVALVAYSALQVGIYGLFGFEVSGLFATYFDLEVVWWIPALVAVLIVGALSWLKIDVNAWVLGVLLVVEVILVVVFDIAAVGDPAEAGLSLHAFNPDTLTGAGLGTALCFCIAAFIGFEQAPVYAEETSRPHILVPRVMFVAIGFVAVFFAISSWALTVATGPSQIIGTSQKQSVGLLFFLTESRLGTTFSDVLHVLFVTGMFAALLSFHNVVARYAFAMGREGLLPAAFGRTSESSGAPGTGSLLHTVVSLIVVGGFALADDKPAGDPTAPVLQLFTWGGNIGALGVILLMASASLSVIVFFVRRGAARAQAWRLAATAVAGVSLLGIAVYTVKDFDVLVGSGPDSVLNVLLPAVIGVALVAGLVQGLLLRSRKPEAHARIGLGNEAFQLDKAAESAT
- a CDS encoding gluconokinase produces the protein MPTPFVVVVMGVAGTGKTTIGPLLAARLGVPYAEGDDFHPQANIAKMTAGTPLTDDDRWPWLDAIGRWAHDRAGLGGVVSGSALKRAYRDRLRAAAPGIVFVHLTGTRELIEDRMSHRTGHFMPTVLLDSQFATLQPLTADEAGVEVDVSGDPAEITERAVTALDDLTPPRM
- a CDS encoding cytochrome b/b6 domain-containing protein, coding for MNPRADASPAGAVHSSRVRRFTRAEHWVHRVTGALMGVCVATAACLYIPQFAELVGRRELVVRVHEWAGLMLPVPVLAGLVSRAFRRDLGFLNRFGPHDRVWLRAALRRDKDPESRPAGKFNAGQKIYAAWIAGATLVMLGTGLLMWFTHLAPLMWRTSATFVHDWLALTVGIVLAGHIGMALGDPEARRGLRTGLVSRVWADREHPLWRP